One Engystomops pustulosus chromosome 11, aEngPut4.maternal, whole genome shotgun sequence DNA window includes the following coding sequences:
- the NKX2-3 gene encoding homeobox protein Nkx-2.3, producing the protein MMLPSPVTSTPFSVKDILNREPQGQQQPPHSRGHLAQDLEAEYSQAACMLGDRAAYTGGNDKLNYLNSIGAAEGHGELGVSPEAYVQAALDSCNQKEEEDEDEEERSHKLCFMKKSPQEEDKQEDQDRPKQRSRRKPRVLFSQAQVFELERRFKQQRYLSAPEREHLANSLKLTSTQVKIWFQNRRYKCKRQRQDKSLEMGSHHPPPPPRRVAVPVLVRDGKPCIAGSQSYNSAYNVAASPYSYNSYPPYSYNNSSSYNSNYSCNYSGIPSIQHNTGTNPFVNMGNLSQLGNSPQPQNHTGASMPSCQGTLQGIRAW; encoded by the exons ATGATGTTACCAAGTCCAGTCACCTCCACACCTTTCTCTGTGAAGGACATACTCAACAGGGAGCCCCAGGGgcagcagcagcccccccacagcagggggcacctgGCCCAGGACCTGGAGGCTGAGTACAGCCAGGCTGCATGTATGCTGGGGGACAGGGCTGCCTACACAGGGGGCAATGACAAACTCAACTACCTGAACTCTATAGGAGCTGCAGAGGGCCATGGGGAGCTGGGGGTCTCCCCTGAAGCCTATGTGCAGGCAGCCCTGGACTCATGTAaccagaaggaagaggaggatgaggacgaaGAAGAAAGGAGTCACA AACTTTGCTTCATGAAGAAgtccccccaggaggaggacaaGCAGGAGGACCAGGACAGGCCCAAGCAGAGGAGCCGCAGGAAGCCCCGGGTGCTCTTCTCCCAGGCCCAGGTCTTTGAGCTGGAGAGGAGATTCAAGCAGCAGAGATACCTGTCAGCCCCAGAGAGAGAACACCTGGCCAACAGCCTGAAACTCACCTCCACCCAGGTGAAAATCTGGTTCCAAAACAGGAGATACAAGTGCAAGAGACAAAGGCAAGACAAGTCCCTGGAGATGGGCAGCCACCACCCCCCACCACCCCCCAGGAGAGTGGCAGTGCCAGTGCTGGTGAGGGATGGCAAGCCCTGCATTGCTGGCAGCCAGAGCTATAACAGTGCTTATAATGTAGCTGCCAGCCCCTACTCTTATAATAGTTACCCCCCCTACAGCTACAACAACAGCTCTTCCTACAACAGCAACTACAGCTGCAACTACTCGGGGATCCCTTCCATCCAGCACAATACAGGGACCAATCCATTTGTAAACATGGGCAACCTGAGCCAGCTGGGCAATAGCCCCCAGCCACAGAACCACACAGGGGCATCCATGCCATCCTGCCAGGGGACACTACAAGGGATCCGTGCCTGGTAG